From a single Helicobacter sp. NHP19-012 genomic region:
- a CDS encoding DUF3368 domain-containing protein, with protein sequence MFEKNTKNKASLVVSDTTPLISFLKMGTLDLLGDFFGYVYIPSGVFAELTENERFQDEAKQIRDCKFIQVCSVPKEETAKLKKNTGLDLGECEAIVLAKTLKAELLLMDERKGRAEAQKLSLKITGTLGILLQMKEEGFVSSTQLQTFVEALERHKLFISQKLLNMLFEG encoded by the coding sequence ATGTTTGAGAAAAATACTAAGAACAAAGCCTCATTAGTCGTTTCGGACACGACACCCCTGATTTCATTCTTAAAAATGGGAACTTTAGATCTGTTGGGGGATTTTTTTGGTTATGTGTATATCCCATCAGGTGTGTTTGCTGAGCTCACAGAGAATGAGAGGTTTCAAGATGAAGCCAAGCAGATTAGAGATTGTAAATTCATACAAGTTTGCTCTGTTCCAAAAGAAGAGACCGCAAAACTAAAAAAGAACACGGGACTAGACTTAGGAGAATGTGAAGCCATTGTTCTAGCCAAAACTCTCAAGGCTGAATTACTTCTTATGGATGAACGAAAAGGCAGAGCAGAAGCCCAAAAACTAAGTTTAAAAATTACAGGCACTCTAGGTATTTTATTGCAAATGAAAGAAGAAGGCTTTGTCTCCTCTACACAACTCCAAACCTTTGTTGAAGCTTTAGAAAGACACAAACTTTTTATAAGCCAAAAATTGCTGAATATGCTTTTTGAAGGTTAG
- a CDS encoding UPF0175 family protein, translated as MKTIQLSVPDEMATLIGDADEQTQILQKALLLYPRIKDQSISYGRAAEILGMKKLDLLDIYGQIGIPIIDYSVAEAQADLECLRKILRTKPH; from the coding sequence ATGAAGACTATCCAATTATCAGTACCAGATGAAATGGCTACACTGATTGGCGATGCAGATGAACAGACACAAATTTTACAAAAAGCCTTGCTCCTTTATCCTCGCATCAAAGATCAAAGCATTTCTTATGGGAGAGCTGCAGAGATACTGGGGATGAAAAAGTTGGATTTACTAGACATTTATGGTCAAATTGGTATCCCCATTATTGACTATAGTGTAGCAGAAGCACAAGCAGACCTAGAATGTTTGAGAAAAATACTAAGAACAAAGCCTCATTAG